The nucleotide window TCAAATTGATGATATTTTATGGTCGAACTTTTGTTAAATTAGCTTTGTTAAAATAATAGAAATGATCGAAAGCCTTTCCAATAAATTTCTGAAACTTGGAATTCCTGTTGACCAAAAAAAAATGACATTAGATTTTACTTCAATTTCAAAACTTGAAGATCTATTTGAAATTTTTGAGAAGCACAAATTTAAATTTGATGTGTTTGATGCGCAATATCCACAGATCTCTGACGAAGGCGCCTACTTTTCATATTCATTTGATAAGGTTTGGAAGATGACCTTGGGGAATCACGGTTGGTCTGGCGGCATTTACATTATTGATAAAGAGGTAATTATAAATCAATTCACGAATCTAACAATACTTGAAAATAAGAAAGAATTAAGAATACGAAATGAAAGTTTCTTTAAACAATTTACTGAAAAATCAGATTCTTAAAATTTAGAAATGAATGGGAGGTTAAAAGAAATTCATAAATTAGTTTAGTGCGTGTTTGTCATTTAATTCGGAATCACGAGATCAAATTCTTTAAAAAAAATTGATAAAATCAAATTATGAACCTTGAAATAATCACTGACAAAATCAAATTAAAAATCGTCGAAAAGGCTGATGCGGAGAGTCTTTTCAAACTGAGAACTGATCCAGAGGTCAGTCAATTCGTAAATAGGGATCTCAACAAAACTTTGGCTGATATTGAGGAATTCATTGAGCATAAAATCAATCATCAACACGAGATTTTATTCTTTACCATCAAAACAATTCCAGAAAATGAATTGGCTGGGACGATCTGCCTTTGGAATATCGATCACGAGAAAAAGTATGCGGAAGTTGGCTACGAATTATTTCCCCATTTTCAAGGTCGAGGTATTATGAGCGATGCGTTGAAAGCGATTCTTAAACTTGCCTTCAACGAACTTGGATTTGAATATCTACAAGCTTTCACGAACAAACAAAATCTGAGTTCCAGAAAAATATTGGAGAAATTCGGTTTTGAACATCTTGTAAATAAAAAAGACGAAAATAATGTTAACAATGTAATCTACGGTTTGAATTCAATAAACCATTTGAAATAAAATCTTTATCATTAATTTTCGTT belongs to Chryseobacterium sp. KACC 21268 and includes:
- a CDS encoding GNAT family N-acetyltransferase, encoding MNLEIITDKIKLKIVEKADAESLFKLRTDPEVSQFVNRDLNKTLADIEEFIEHKINHQHEILFFTIKTIPENELAGTICLWNIDHEKKYAEVGYELFPHFQGRGIMSDALKAILKLAFNELGFEYLQAFTNKQNLSSRKILEKFGFEHLVNKKDENNVNNVIYGLNSINHLK